The genome window GTAAAACATATGATGGTATCAAAGGTGAAGGGTCAATTCGATTCTTATACAGCAGACGTAGAAGCGGCAGATTTAGCAGATTTAACAACTGCTAGCATTGCATTTAAATTTGATGTAGCAAGCATTAACACACATAGCGAAGATCGTGATAATCACTTGAAATCAGCAGATTTCTTCGATACAGAAAAATACCCAACAATTGATTTTAAATCAACATCGATTACAAAAGATGGCGATGACTATAAAGTAACTGGTGATTTAACTATTAAGGATGTTACAAAGCCAGTAACATTTGACGTAGAATATGGTGGGAAAGGTACAAACCCATGGGGCGTAGAAGTTTACGGTTTCGAAGGAGAAGCAAAAATCAACCGTGAAGACTTCGGACTTACTTGGAACGCAGTATTAGAATCAGGCGGCGTGCTAGTAGGAAAAGACATCAAAATCAAAGTAGAATTAGAAGTAAACCCAGCATAAGGAAACAGAGGGAGGACGGTTCTTATGTATCCTATTGGATGCGGAAGAACTGTCCTATTTAGATAAAAAACTGTTTGGGAAGAAACTTAATTTTTTCTATATAAAGAGAATAATGGGACTGCTGACATGAAGAGGATGAAAGCTGAAAAACCGTCAGCAAGAGGGAAAAATGGTGTTCATGAAGAGGATGAAAGCCGAAAAACCGTCAGTAAGAGGGAAAAGTGGTGTTCATGAAGAGGATGAAAGCCAAAAGCTCGTCAGTAAGAGGGAAAAGTGGTGTTCATGAAGAGGATGAAAGCCAAAAGCTCGTCAGGAAGAGGGAAAATGGTGTTCATGAAGAGGATGAAAGCCAAAAGCTCGTCAGGAAGAGGGAAAAATGGTGTTCATAAACACCTAAATTCAAAAGCTCACCAACCACTGTATTCCATCCAAACTTCATACATAGCCACACTCTAAAAATGGCAAGCTATAAACTAAATGAGCATATAAAATCCTTATTTATAATAACACCAACAAGCAGAATAA of Niallia circulans contains these proteins:
- a CDS encoding YceI family protein, producing the protein MAKWTVDQSHSSVGFEVKHMMVSKVKGQFDSYTADVEAADLADLTTASIAFKFDVASINTHSEDRDNHLKSADFFDTEKYPTIDFKSTSITKDGDDYKVTGDLTIKDVTKPVTFDVEYGGKGTNPWGVEVYGFEGEAKINREDFGLTWNAVLESGGVLVGKDIKIKVELEVNPA